From a region of the Prevotella melaninogenica genome:
- a CDS encoding sugar O-acetyltransferase, whose product MTEKEKQQKGMLYQANDPEVLKDLYYCENECFEINQIPPSRREERMERLRRLFGKAGDGMFIVAPFFCDYGYNIEVGENFFANTNCVILDEAKVTFGDNVFIAPNCAFYTAGHPLDVEQRNKKIEYALPIHVGNNVWIGGNVVVVPGVTIGDNTTIGAGSVVTHDIPSGVVAAGNPCRVIRKLEK is encoded by the coding sequence ATGACAGAGAAGGAGAAACAGCAGAAAGGGATGCTTTATCAAGCAAACGACCCAGAAGTTTTAAAAGACTTATACTACTGCGAGAATGAATGTTTTGAAATCAATCAGATTCCTCCTTCACGTAGGGAGGAACGCATGGAGCGTCTGAGAAGATTGTTTGGTAAGGCTGGCGACGGAATGTTTATTGTTGCCCCATTCTTTTGCGACTATGGTTATAATATTGAAGTAGGTGAGAATTTCTTTGCCAATACTAATTGTGTGATTCTCGATGAGGCTAAGGTGACATTCGGCGATAATGTTTTTATTGCACCTAATTGCGCCTTCTATACTGCTGGTCATCCACTCGATGTTGAACAGCGTAATAAGAAGATTGAGTATGCACTACCTATTCATGTTGGGAATAATGTGTGGATAGGTGGCAATGTGGTAGTTGTGCCGGGTGTGACGATAGGCGATAATACTACGATTGGGGCTGGTTCTGTTGTTACACATGATATTCCAAGTGGCGTCGTGGCTGCTGGTAATCCGTGTAGGGTGATAAGAAAACTGGAGAAATAA
- a CDS encoding MgtC/SapB family protein: MNMITYEFVLRLFVAAMLGGVIGLEREYRAKEAGFRTHFLVALGSGLFMILSQFGFDDVLGHYEQVSLDPSRIASQVVTGIGFIGAGTIIFQKHVVRGLTTAAGLWVTSAIGMTAGAGMYVLSIATTVLVLLCLEALYFILQHFGTRNITVTFSTPKEENIQPVLQRLRDKEIIIDSYEMTRKDTSSGHYFVVTMEMKFKRKRYKNHLLNFMAEFENVTVETME, translated from the coding sequence ATGAACATGATAACTTATGAATTTGTACTGAGACTATTCGTTGCTGCTATGCTTGGTGGTGTGATTGGCTTGGAGCGTGAGTATCGTGCAAAGGAGGCAGGTTTCCGAACCCACTTCCTTGTGGCATTAGGTAGTGGTTTGTTTATGATTCTATCACAGTTTGGCTTTGATGATGTACTCGGCCATTACGAGCAAGTGTCACTCGACCCCAGTCGTATAGCCTCACAAGTAGTAACGGGTATTGGTTTCATTGGTGCAGGGACGATTATCTTTCAGAAGCATGTCGTACGCGGACTGACAACAGCGGCAGGTCTATGGGTAACATCTGCTATTGGTATGACTGCAGGTGCAGGAATGTATGTACTCTCTATTGCAACAACAGTCCTCGTCTTGCTCTGTTTAGAAGCACTTTATTTTATCCTACAGCATTTTGGAACACGCAATATAACCGTTACTTTTAGTACTCCAAAAGAAGAAAACATTCAACCTGTTTTGCAACGATTACGCGATAAGGAGATTATTATTGACTCCTATGAGATGACACGCAAAGACACTTCTTCAGGTCATTACTTTGTTGTGACAATGGAAATGAAGTTCAAGCGGAAACGTTATAAGAATCATCTCCTTAACTTTATGGCTGAATTTGAAAACGTAACTGTTGAAACTATGGAGTAA
- a CDS encoding N-acetyltransferase, with translation MTKEKTINLSSNRTIRKTSTDDFTIVSNLIEQGKAKMIKAGNPNQWSANYPADSTIRRDIAQGDCYLLYECGKPIATFVAKAGPEPNYHRIDNGSWLDEQPYYVIHRVASLEGVHGVLADIINYCSAFTSSIRIDTHADNRPMQVSLIRLGFVYCGIIYVENGDSRLAFQRVF, from the coding sequence ATGACAAAGGAGAAAACAATAAATCTGTCATCTAATCGTACTATCCGCAAAACATCAACAGATGATTTTACTATAGTATCGAACCTAATTGAGCAGGGGAAAGCAAAGATGATTAAAGCTGGTAATCCTAATCAATGGTCAGCAAATTATCCTGCGGATAGTACTATAAGGCGTGACATTGCACAAGGTGATTGTTATCTACTTTATGAGTGTGGGAAGCCTATCGCAACCTTTGTAGCTAAGGCGGGTCCAGAACCAAATTACCACCGTATTGATAATGGTAGTTGGCTTGATGAGCAACCTTATTATGTCATCCATCGTGTGGCTTCTTTGGAAGGTGTACATGGTGTATTGGCTGACATAATCAACTATTGTTCGGCATTTACCTCTTCTATTCGTATAGATACGCATGCAGATAATCGCCCGATGCAGGTTTCTTTGATTCGTTTAGGTTTCGTTTATTGTGGTATTATCTATGTTGAGAATGGAGATAGTAGATTAGCTTTTCAGCGCGTTTTTTAG
- a CDS encoding glutamine synthetase family protein, giving the protein MENNLFKCSANRLEAHLGKDSHEFTKDDIKQVVSDLNIRMVNFMYPAGDGRLKTLNFMLHTPDYLETILTSGERVDGSSLFSFIAAGSSDLYVMPRFSTAFIDPFSEIPTLCMLCSFFDRDGNPLASSPEYTLRKAMDAFKKVTGMEFHAMGELEYYVIREDEGVFPADDQHGYHESSPFSKGNDFRMRSMQLIAECGGKIKYGHSEVGNFIENGRCYEQNEIEFLPVPANECAEQLLIAKWVIRSLGYEEGLDITFAPKITVGKAGSGMHIHMRIMKDGKNMMLDGGKLSKDARRAIAGMMDLAESITAFGNKNPTSYFRLVPHQEAPTNVCWGMSNRSVLVRVPLGWTSGEDMCHKANDIEPLTARDYSIKQTVEMRSPDASADIYQLLAGLCVACRHGFEMANAEAEAERTFADGDIHDPKNAERYATLAQLPDSCAASADCLEHQRKVYEEYDVFSPAMIDGIIKQLRSYNDRTLRQEIEGKEMMMEKLVRQYFHCG; this is encoded by the coding sequence ATGGAGAATAACCTTTTTAAGTGTTCAGCAAATAGACTGGAAGCACACTTGGGCAAAGACTCACATGAATTTACTAAAGATGATATCAAGCAAGTTGTCAGTGACTTGAACATCAGAATGGTCAACTTCATGTATCCTGCTGGTGACGGACGATTGAAGACACTAAACTTCATGCTTCACACACCCGACTACTTGGAGACAATACTTACAAGTGGCGAGCGCGTGGATGGTTCTTCGCTCTTCAGCTTTATTGCAGCTGGAAGTAGTGACCTCTATGTAATGCCACGCTTCTCTACAGCGTTCATCGATCCTTTCTCAGAGATACCAACACTTTGCATGCTCTGTTCTTTCTTCGATCGAGATGGTAATCCATTAGCATCATCTCCAGAATATACACTCCGCAAGGCTATGGATGCCTTTAAGAAAGTAACTGGTATGGAGTTCCATGCTATGGGTGAGTTAGAATACTACGTTATCCGAGAGGATGAAGGTGTATTCCCTGCTGACGACCAACATGGTTATCACGAGAGTTCTCCTTTCTCTAAAGGCAATGACTTCCGTATGCGCTCTATGCAGTTGATTGCTGAATGTGGCGGTAAGATTAAGTATGGACATTCTGAGGTAGGTAATTTCATTGAGAATGGACGTTGCTACGAACAGAATGAAATTGAGTTCTTGCCAGTTCCAGCAAATGAATGTGCTGAACAGTTACTCATTGCTAAATGGGTGATTCGTAGCTTAGGTTACGAAGAAGGACTTGATATTACCTTCGCTCCAAAGATTACTGTGGGTAAGGCTGGTTCTGGTATGCATATCCACATGCGTATAATGAAGGATGGAAAGAACATGATGCTCGATGGTGGAAAGCTGTCTAAGGATGCTCGTCGCGCCATTGCTGGTATGATGGACTTAGCTGAAAGTATCACTGCCTTTGGTAACAAGAACCCAACTTCATACTTCCGTCTCGTTCCACATCAGGAGGCTCCTACAAATGTATGCTGGGGTATGAGTAACCGTTCTGTTCTTGTGCGCGTACCATTAGGTTGGACTTCTGGCGAGGATATGTGCCACAAGGCTAATGATATAGAACCACTTACAGCGCGTGACTACTCTATCAAACAGACTGTAGAAATGCGTTCTCCAGACGCTTCTGCTGATATCTATCAGCTTTTAGCTGGTCTTTGCGTGGCTTGTCGTCATGGTTTTGAGATGGCAAACGCTGAAGCTGAGGCTGAGAGAACCTTTGCAGACGGTGATATTCACGACCCAAAGAATGCAGAACGCTATGCTACCTTGGCTCAGTTGCCTGATAGCTGTGCTGCTTCAGCAGACTGTTTGGAACATCAACGTAAGGTTTATGAAGAGTATGATGTGTTCTCTCCTGCAATGATTGATGGTATTATCAAACAGCTTCGCTCATACAATGACCGTACACTACGTCAAGAGATTGAAGGCAAGGAGATGATGATGGAGAAACTTGTTCGTCAATACTTCCACTGCGGATAA
- a CDS encoding nitroreductase family protein, with product MSLQEILDHRRAVRHFDPKKPLDSTVVKKCIEQATLAPTSSNLQLWEAYHVTDKKVLEKLAPACLDQLTARSAQQIVVFVTRQDLYKKHAQATLAFEKQNINKYSPTEKKEKRIKKLELYYAKVMPFLYSRCFGLWGLVRKGLAQTIGLFRPIMRQVSEGDMRVSVHKSCALAVQTFMLAMSEAGYDTCPLEGFDSLLVKKALNLPYNTEINMVITCGVRIQDGVWGDRYRRPFEETYHLV from the coding sequence ATGAGTTTACAAGAAATATTAGATCATAGAAGGGCTGTCAGACATTTCGATCCTAAGAAACCACTCGATAGCACAGTTGTAAAGAAATGTATTGAACAAGCGACATTGGCTCCAACAAGTTCTAACTTACAACTTTGGGAGGCTTATCATGTAACTGACAAGAAGGTTTTGGAGAAGTTGGCACCAGCATGCTTGGACCAGTTAACAGCGCGTTCTGCCCAACAGATAGTTGTATTTGTGACTCGACAGGACCTCTATAAGAAACATGCACAGGCAACACTTGCATTTGAGAAGCAGAACATCAACAAGTACAGTCCTACAGAGAAGAAGGAAAAGCGCATTAAGAAATTAGAACTATATTATGCAAAAGTAATGCCGTTTCTCTATTCACGTTGCTTTGGCTTGTGGGGACTTGTTCGTAAAGGCTTAGCACAAACGATTGGACTTTTCCGCCCGATCATGCGTCAAGTAAGTGAAGGCGACATGCGAGTTAGTGTACACAAGAGTTGTGCTTTGGCTGTTCAGACATTTATGTTAGCAATGAGTGAGGCTGGCTATGACACTTGTCCACTTGAAGGTTTCGATAGTCTGTTGGTAAAGAAGGCACTGAATCTACCTTACAATACAGAAATAAACATGGTTATAACCTGTGGTGTTCGTATACAAGATGGCGTTTGGGGAGATCGTTATCGCCGTCCATTTGAGGAAACCTATCATTTGGTTTAG